From Pseudoalteromonas viridis, the proteins below share one genomic window:
- a CDS encoding substrate-binding domain-containing protein, producing MYGAALLGMAQSLPVHAEVVVIVHPSNDSSFDQDEIKKIFLGKTKSFSNGRNAILISSSADDPATDEFNEKVIGRSSSQVKAYWSKILFTGKGTPPQEMSSAQEVISTVASNPDAIGYIDASAATDSVKVVAKF from the coding sequence ATGTATGGCGCCGCACTCCTGGGTATGGCCCAGTCCCTGCCCGTACATGCCGAAGTTGTCGTCATTGTCCATCCAAGCAATGACTCATCCTTTGATCAGGATGAAATCAAGAAGATATTCTTAGGAAAAACAAAGTCTTTCTCTAATGGCCGCAATGCGATTTTGATCAGTTCCAGTGCGGATGACCCGGCGACCGACGAGTTTAACGAAAAGGTGATAGGCCGCTCCAGCAGCCAGGTGAAAGCCTACTGGTCTAAAATTTTGTTCACAGGAAAGGGCACGCCCCCACAGGAAATGAGCTCGGCTCAGGAGGTGATCTCCACTGTGGCATCAAACCCCGATGCGATCGGATACATTGACGCGAGTGCCGCAACGGACTCGGTCAAGGTTGTTGCGAAATTTTAA
- a CDS encoding phosphate ABC transporter substrate-binding protein, with translation MKAIILAGFMGLSYSSWAVDVVVHPSNTVALDKSQIEQIFLGKLKTFTGSDKAVPVSQSETSTASEEFYSKVIGRNPTQLKAYWSKLLFTGKGQPPKKLASDEEVLKTVAADPSIIGYVSSGSADGSVRVVASF, from the coding sequence ATGAAAGCGATAATCCTTGCAGGTTTTATGGGCCTGTCATATTCAAGCTGGGCGGTTGATGTTGTTGTGCACCCTTCAAATACGGTCGCGCTGGACAAAAGCCAGATAGAGCAAATTTTTTTGGGTAAACTCAAAACCTTTACCGGCTCTGATAAAGCCGTGCCGGTTAGCCAGTCCGAGACCAGTACGGCAAGTGAGGAGTTCTACAGTAAAGTGATAGGGCGAAACCCTACTCAGCTTAAGGCTTATTGGTCAAAGCTGCTGTTTACCGGCAAAGGGCAACCACCGAAAAAATTGGCAAGCGACGAGGAAGTGCTAAAAACGGTGGCGGCAGATCCGAGCATTATTGGTTATGTTAGCAGTGGCAGTGCCGATGGCAGTGTCAGAGTGGTTGCGTCCTTTTAG
- a CDS encoding substrate-binding periplasmic protein, with translation MSKHSFATCSLIRIGGSPDAPPISYAIREDRLQGIGFDFVRQILPKQTRIKIAKPMPWLRAIHWTRDGHIDLLVGLQSTHYPPEWFTYLEPPLTTSAYSVFYRRRELPLRNLHALLPLRGATLRGAKSATLSHSGFDLTQLTLTTADSVEKALKMLALDRIDYFIAPQWQAISSWLNLYNEQSLPLAMLPEPVHINPVYLALSNQSPCLADKEVLEAAIIKAKREGLMEALLEQSFLYSNVVDQFHDLLR, from the coding sequence ATGAGTAAACATAGTTTTGCTACGTGCTCTTTGATACGCATTGGTGGCAGCCCTGATGCCCCGCCCATCAGCTATGCCATTAGGGAAGACAGGTTGCAGGGAATTGGCTTTGATTTTGTTCGACAAATTTTACCTAAACAAACACGGATAAAAATAGCAAAGCCCATGCCCTGGCTCAGAGCCATTCACTGGACAAGAGATGGCCATATCGACTTGCTGGTTGGTTTGCAAAGCACCCACTATCCGCCTGAGTGGTTTACCTATTTAGAGCCCCCTCTGACAACGTCTGCATACAGTGTGTTTTATCGACGCCGAGAATTACCGCTGCGTAACTTGCACGCACTTCTACCACTCAGAGGCGCGACCTTACGAGGTGCAAAATCAGCCACACTTAGCCACAGCGGATTTGATCTCACCCAGCTGACCCTGACGACCGCAGACAGCGTTGAAAAAGCCCTTAAAATGCTGGCGCTGGATCGCATCGATTACTTTATTGCCCCACAGTGGCAGGCCATCAGCAGTTGGTTAAACCTGTACAATGAGCAGTCTTTACCCCTTGCCATGTTACCAGAGCCCGTACATATCAACCCTGTCTATCTGGCCCTGTCTAATCAGAGCCCTTGTCTGGCTGACAAGGAAGTGCTGGAAGCGGCCATCATCAAAGCCAAGCGCGAAGGGTTGATGGAAGCCTTGCTTGAACAAAGCTTCCTGTACTCAAATGTGGTCGATCAGTTTCATGATCTGCTGCGCTAA
- a CDS encoding DUF6463 family protein: MNRAAFLGNGLIATGLLHNLVGLLMGWDLLVEMHHEGWFATTMKQGNMLFDREAIVWFLSFGCALLLLGMLLRHLDAHQVPVPRILSPALFIFGVVIAIIMPLSGAYLLILLGALPVLKGSQRRRLSRL, translated from the coding sequence ATGAATCGCGCCGCTTTTTTAGGAAATGGGCTGATAGCCACAGGCCTGCTTCACAATCTGGTCGGTTTGTTGATGGGCTGGGATTTACTCGTCGAAATGCATCATGAAGGCTGGTTTGCAACCACCATGAAACAGGGAAATATGCTGTTTGACCGTGAGGCCATCGTGTGGTTTTTAAGCTTTGGGTGTGCATTACTGTTACTGGGTATGCTGCTGCGCCATCTTGATGCGCATCAGGTGCCCGTCCCACGCATACTGTCTCCCGCCCTGTTTATATTTGGTGTGGTGATAGCAATCATTATGCCGTTGTCTGGCGCTTATTTGTTAATTCTACTTGGCGCCTTGCCTGTATTAAAAGGCAGCCAGCGACGGAGGCTGTCGCGTTTGTAG
- a CDS encoding TetR/AcrR family transcriptional regulator, producing the protein MSDAKQSWLAFALKTLISHGPDALTIDRLCSRKKVTKGSFYHHFKNRQAFIDALMTYWYEQATARLITIADTQPCPMTRLERLDEAIAATDTEAELHIRAWALKDTSIGQHLCTIDTQRQDYLKTCYLELGLDTTQAEQLATTSYASFLGLQQLYPRLSVKDCLELSSQQAKTQLRALL; encoded by the coding sequence ATGAGTGATGCAAAACAAAGCTGGCTTGCATTTGCGCTAAAGACGCTGATCAGTCATGGGCCAGATGCCCTGACCATAGACCGCCTGTGTAGCCGTAAAAAAGTGACCAAAGGCTCTTTTTACCACCACTTTAAAAACCGCCAGGCTTTTATCGATGCACTGATGACATACTGGTATGAGCAAGCTACCGCACGCCTGATCACCATTGCCGACACTCAGCCCTGTCCGATGACCAGACTGGAGCGGCTTGATGAGGCGATTGCGGCCACAGACACAGAAGCTGAACTGCATATTCGTGCCTGGGCCCTGAAAGACACCAGTATCGGGCAGCATTTGTGCACCATAGACACTCAGCGTCAGGACTACCTTAAAACCTGCTATCTTGAATTGGGTTTAGACACCACCCAGGCTGAGCAACTGGCAACCACCAGCTACGCCAGCTTTCTTGGGCTTCAACAGCTCTACCCTCGCCTGTCCGTAAAGGACTGTCTGGAACTGAGTTCGCAACAAGCCAAAACACAACTGAGGGCATTATTATGA
- a CDS encoding DUF2867 domain-containing protein, producing MFSQILSLTSVPDRLQAKARAHHFRDALQITLDTPSLTPSQLQYRIFNTMPGWVTHLMRLRNRLVAVFGFSVGQNNMVPASDELDVGDQAGFLSVCEKYPEEIISCAEDRHMAFFLSVKKQHNTVIVSTLVNPKTLTGRIYLNAILPFHYLIARSVIHNAKMAGRL from the coding sequence ATGTTTAGTCAGATCTTGAGTCTTACCTCTGTGCCCGATCGCCTTCAGGCCAAAGCACGTGCGCACCATTTTCGTGACGCATTACAAATTACACTCGACACACCATCCCTAACACCCAGCCAGTTACAATATCGGATTTTTAATACCATGCCCGGCTGGGTGACGCACTTGATGCGACTCAGAAATAGGCTGGTTGCCGTGTTTGGCTTTTCAGTCGGGCAAAATAACATGGTGCCTGCCAGTGATGAGCTGGATGTAGGCGATCAGGCGGGCTTTCTGAGTGTCTGCGAAAAGTACCCAGAGGAAATCATCAGCTGCGCTGAAGACCGCCATATGGCCTTTTTCCTGAGCGTAAAAAAACAACACAATACGGTGATAGTATCCACTTTGGTAAATCCAAAAACCTTAACGGGTCGCATTTACCTCAACGCCATTTTGCCCTTTCATTACCTGATAGCTCGCAGTGTTATCCATAATGCCAAAATGGCGGGCAGACTATGA
- a CDS encoding nucleoside-binding protein, whose product MKTPLFSALTASLMLSAGTAAAADWSNTQLHLNHGEFKNPFSQQEANQTIYSLQHASGYRYGDNFFFIDYSTDDLDDGYQDGDFYGEWYSTFSLGKLADLKFNDSALQDVGIVMGFNAAGDAKVMKYLPGVKLSWNIDGFSFFSTTLTGYIDDSRGLNGGGAPKETNSYMLDVAWGYPFTIGGHKFEFTGHVEYITGRDNELGGDVKGWLLAQPILRWDLGHALEMPDNQLMLGIEWQYWQNKLGTDTNESVPQIHLAWTF is encoded by the coding sequence ATGAAAACACCTCTTTTTTCTGCGCTTACTGCCAGTCTTATGCTTAGTGCTGGTACCGCTGCGGCGGCTGACTGGAGTAACACTCAGCTTCACCTTAATCACGGTGAATTTAAAAACCCATTTAGCCAGCAAGAAGCCAATCAGACGATTTATTCTTTGCAACATGCCTCCGGTTACCGCTATGGCGATAACTTCTTCTTTATCGATTACAGCACAGACGATCTGGACGATGGCTATCAGGATGGCGACTTTTACGGTGAATGGTACTCCACATTTAGCCTGGGGAAACTGGCAGATCTGAAGTTTAATGACTCTGCGCTTCAGGACGTTGGGATTGTGATGGGCTTTAACGCCGCGGGCGATGCCAAGGTGATGAAGTACCTGCCAGGCGTAAAGCTTTCCTGGAATATCGACGGGTTTAGCTTCTTTTCTACCACCCTGACCGGCTATATCGACGACAGTCGTGGTCTTAATGGCGGTGGCGCACCGAAAGAAACCAACAGTTATATGCTGGATGTGGCCTGGGGCTACCCTTTTACCATTGGCGGACACAAGTTTGAGTTCACCGGTCATGTGGAATACATCACAGGCCGCGACAATGAACTGGGTGGCGATGTGAAAGGCTGGCTACTGGCGCAACCTATTCTGCGCTGGGATCTGGGCCATGCACTGGAGATGCCCGACAACCAGCTGATGCTGGGTATTGAATGGCAGTACTGGCAAAATAAACTGGGCACAGACACCAACGAGTCAGTGCCTCAGATCCACCTGGCCTGGACCTTCTAA
- a CDS encoding Na+/H+ antiporter NhaC family protein, translating to MQPHLNHTQAKLSLLPLLTFVGLFLGAGLYLQSQGVDYAFYQLPAPVAILPAIVIAFWINKGTINQSVETFIKGAGHSNIITMCLIYLLAGAFSSVASATGGVDAVVNAGLSLIPPSLLLPGLFLIAAVVSTAMGTSMGTIGAIGPIAYAVSVKTGIDPALMAGTIVSGAMFGDNLSIISDTTIAATRTQGCEMKDKFKENLKIALPAAALTVALLVFLTPEPQAVETKPFDWLLVLPYAFILVLAVIGINVFVVLFSGIIFAALMGFTGDYQGAAFVKDVYKGFSDMQEIFLLSMFIGGLSEFIRVNGGLDYLAHKIQAITTIIAKWHRKVADQLGIAALVLTSNLCIANNTVSIIVAGPVAKKLADDGEISGKRSASLLDIFACVMQGSLPYGAQALLLGATFKISPWEVSTSSFYCFILAFTAIAVICLRRHKD from the coding sequence ATGCAGCCACACTTAAATCACACACAAGCAAAGCTTTCTTTGCTACCTCTTTTAACCTTTGTTGGCCTGTTCCTGGGCGCAGGTCTGTACCTGCAATCACAGGGCGTCGACTATGCTTTTTATCAGCTACCGGCACCGGTGGCCATTTTACCCGCCATAGTGATCGCATTTTGGATCAACAAAGGCACCATTAACCAGAGCGTTGAAACCTTTATTAAAGGCGCCGGACACAGCAACATCATTACCATGTGCTTAATTTACTTGCTTGCCGGTGCGTTTTCATCGGTGGCCAGTGCCACGGGCGGCGTTGATGCCGTCGTTAATGCCGGATTATCGTTGATCCCGCCAAGCCTGCTATTACCCGGGCTGTTTTTAATTGCCGCAGTGGTCTCGACTGCCATGGGGACGTCTATGGGTACCATAGGCGCGATTGGCCCGATTGCTTATGCTGTCTCTGTCAAAACCGGTATCGACCCGGCCCTGATGGCCGGTACCATTGTCTCCGGTGCGATGTTTGGTGATAACCTGTCTATTATTTCGGATACCACCATCGCCGCAACCCGTACTCAGGGTTGTGAAATGAAAGACAAATTTAAAGAAAACCTGAAAATTGCCCTGCCTGCTGCTGCCCTTACCGTTGCCTTGTTGGTGTTCCTAACCCCTGAGCCACAAGCCGTTGAAACCAAGCCGTTTGACTGGCTGCTGGTGCTGCCCTATGCCTTTATTTTGGTGCTGGCAGTGATCGGCATTAACGTCTTTGTGGTGCTCTTTAGTGGTATTATTTTCGCTGCACTGATGGGGTTCACCGGCGATTATCAGGGTGCCGCTTTCGTTAAAGACGTATACAAGGGCTTTAGTGATATGCAGGAAATTTTCCTGTTATCTATGTTCATCGGTGGCTTGTCTGAATTTATCCGCGTCAATGGCGGACTGGATTATCTGGCTCACAAGATCCAGGCAATCACGACCATCATTGCCAAATGGCACAGAAAAGTAGCCGATCAGCTGGGTATTGCTGCGCTGGTACTGACCAGTAACCTGTGTATCGCCAACAACACCGTGAGTATTATTGTTGCCGGCCCGGTTGCCAAAAAGCTGGCCGATGATGGTGAGATCTCTGGTAAGCGCTCAGCCAGCCTGCTGGATATTTTTGCCTGTGTCATGCAAGGCTCGCTGCCTTATGGCGCACAAGCTTTATTGCTGGGCGCGACCTTTAAGATCAGCCCCTGGGAAGTGTCTACCTCCTCCTTTTACTGCTTTATTCTGGCGTTTACGGCCATTGCCGTTATATGTTTGCGCCGTCATAAAGACTGA
- the dapB gene encoding 4-hydroxy-tetrahydrodipicolinate reductase, which translates to MTQIGIFGANGRMGLALIEAVQQSQHCQLGSAFVRASSPHLNQPIATLQPQAPAGSTFSSEQQLGSELDVLIDFTLPEGMLGHLQQAVANKTPMVIGTTGLSAEQMQALESASQSIPIVFARNFSVGVTLMLDLVQTAAAKLADEMDIEIFEAHHRNKVDAPSGTALAIGEAIAEAKGWDHDQVARYDRTQVHEAKSQREIGYSVLRAGDIVGEHTAYFATMGERLELTHKATSRLTFASGAVRAAQWLKDKPNGLYSMQDVLGLKR; encoded by the coding sequence ATGACACAAATCGGTATTTTTGGCGCCAATGGCCGTATGGGCCTGGCGCTGATTGAAGCAGTCCAACAGTCTCAGCATTGCCAGCTTGGCAGCGCATTCGTCAGAGCGTCTTCGCCACACCTTAACCAGCCTATTGCCACATTACAGCCGCAAGCACCCGCCGGGTCGACCTTTAGTTCTGAACAGCAACTGGGCTCTGAGCTGGATGTACTGATCGACTTTACCCTGCCAGAGGGCATGCTTGGCCACCTGCAACAGGCTGTGGCCAACAAAACACCTATGGTGATTGGTACAACGGGTTTGAGTGCAGAGCAAATGCAGGCACTGGAAAGCGCCTCTCAGTCTATCCCGATTGTGTTTGCACGTAACTTTAGTGTCGGTGTGACGCTGATGCTCGACCTGGTGCAAACTGCCGCGGCAAAGCTGGCCGATGAAATGGACATTGAAATCTTTGAAGCCCACCACCGTAATAAAGTCGACGCACCGTCGGGGACTGCACTGGCGATTGGGGAAGCCATTGCCGAGGCAAAAGGCTGGGATCATGACCAGGTGGCACGCTATGACAGAACTCAGGTACATGAGGCTAAAAGTCAACGAGAAATTGGCTATTCAGTGCTCAGAGCTGGCGATATAGTTGGTGAACACACGGCTTATTTTGCCACTATGGGAGAAAGGCTGGAATTAACACATAAAGCAACATCAAGATTAACCTTCGCATCAGGTGCTGTAAGGGCTGCGCAGTGGTTAAAAGATAAGCCAAACGGACTTTATTCCATGCAAGATGTGCTTGGATTGAAGAGGTAA
- the carA gene encoding glutamine-hydrolyzing carbamoyl-phosphate synthase small subunit, which yields MTKSALLVLEDGTVFRGTAIGADGLSVGEVVFNTSMTGYQEILTDPSYAEQIVTLTYPHIGNTGTNSEDEEADKIWAKGLVIRDLPLLASNFRNEQSLSDYLKERNILGIADIDTRKLTRILRDKGAQNGCIIAGDEIDEQQALEAAKAFPGLKGMDLAKVVTTEQTYEWREGSWTLGQGFQTLSAEDEQFHVVAYDFGVKKNILRMLVDRGCKLTVVPAETSAAEVLAMNPDGIFLSNGPGDPAPCTYAIDAIKAFLETDTPIFGICLGHQLLALASGAQTVKMKFGHHGGNHPVKDLDRDVVMITAQNHGFAADEATLPDNLRATHKSLFDGTLQGIHRTDKPAFSFQGHPEASPGPHDAAPLFDHFIELMQARKA from the coding sequence TTGACTAAATCCGCTCTCTTAGTCCTTGAAGACGGCACTGTGTTTCGCGGTACTGCCATTGGCGCTGACGGCCTGTCCGTTGGTGAGGTAGTATTCAATACGTCTATGACGGGATATCAAGAAATTTTGACGGATCCTTCTTATGCAGAACAGATTGTGACGCTGACTTATCCACACATCGGGAATACCGGTACTAACAGTGAGGATGAAGAAGCCGATAAAATCTGGGCTAAGGGTCTGGTAATTCGGGATTTGCCATTACTTGCAAGTAATTTCCGTAACGAGCAATCGTTAAGCGACTACTTAAAAGAACGCAATATCCTTGGGATTGCCGATATAGATACGCGTAAGCTAACGCGTATCCTGCGTGATAAGGGCGCTCAAAATGGCTGCATCATCGCGGGCGATGAAATTGATGAGCAGCAGGCACTGGAAGCGGCAAAAGCGTTTCCTGGCCTTAAAGGGATGGATTTAGCGAAAGTCGTAACAACAGAACAGACTTACGAGTGGCGTGAAGGAAGCTGGACTTTAGGTCAGGGCTTTCAGACTCTAAGTGCTGAAGATGAGCAATTCCATGTTGTTGCGTATGATTTTGGTGTGAAAAAGAACATTCTTCGTATGTTAGTAGACCGTGGCTGTAAACTGACTGTAGTACCAGCAGAAACCTCCGCTGCTGAAGTACTGGCGATGAATCCAGACGGTATTTTCCTGTCTAATGGCCCTGGCGACCCAGCGCCTTGTACCTACGCAATCGATGCGATTAAAGCTTTCTTAGAAACTGATACGCCTATCTTTGGCATTTGTTTGGGCCATCAGTTACTGGCGCTGGCATCCGGTGCACAAACGGTGAAGATGAAGTTCGGTCACCACGGTGGTAACCACCCGGTGAAAGACCTGGACCGTGACGTTGTAATGATCACCGCACAGAACCATGGTTTTGCTGCGGATGAAGCAACCTTGCCAGATAACCTGCGTGCAACGCATAAGTCGTTGTTCGACGGAACCCTGCAGGGCATTCATCGTACCGACAAGCCGGCCTTTAGCTTCCAGGGTCACCCAGAAGCGAGCCCGGGTCCGCACGATGCAGCACCGCTGTTCGACCACTTCATTGAATTAATGCAAGCACGTAAAGCCTAA
- the carB gene encoding carbamoyl-phosphate synthase large subunit → MPKRTDLNSILILGAGPIVIGQACEFDYSGAQACKALREEGYRVILVNSNPATIMTDPEMADATYIEPIHWEVVEKIIEKEKPDAVLPTMGGQTALNCALDLDKHGVLAKHGVELIGATADAIDKAENRERFDAAMKNIGLECPRAEIAHSMDEAHDVLSRIGFPCIIRPSFTMGGTGGGVAYNMEEFDEICTRGLDLSPTNELLIDESLLGWKEYEMEVVRDKNDNCIIVCSIENFDPMGVHTGDSITVAPAQTLTDKEYQLMRNASMAVLREIGVETGGSNVQFGVNPDDGRMVIIEMNPRVSRSSALASKATGFPIAKIAAKLAVGYTLDELQNDITGGATPASFEPSIDYVVTKIPRFNFEKFAGANDRLTTQMKSVGEVMAIGRNQQESLQKALRGLEVGATGLNPIVALDDPKAKETIIRELREPGAERIWYIADAMRHGMSVEEVFELTKVDRWYLVQIEDILKDEATIAEVGMAGLNKDFLRRLKRKGFSDPRIAEIAGVSEKEIRKKRHQLDILPVYKRVDTCAAEFSSDTAYMYSSYDEECEAAPSDKDKIMVIGGGPNRIGQGIEFDYCCVHAALAMREDGYETIMVNCNPETVSTDYDTSDRLFFEPITLEDVLEIVRVEKPKGVIVQYGGQTPLKLARDLEANGVPVIGTSPDAIDRAEDRERFQQLVERLDLLQPENATVTSLEEAVAKSQEIGFPLVVRPSYVLGGRAMEIVYDEDDLRRYMTEAVSVSNEAPVLLDRFLDDAIEVDVDAICDGENVIIGGIMEHIEQAGVHSGDSACSLPAHSLSQDIQDVMRKQVRDMALELGVVGLMNTQFAVKDGQVYLIEVNPRAARTVPFVSKATGIALAKVAARCMVGQSLESQGVTKEVIPPYYSVKEVVLPFAKFQGVDPMRGPEMRSTGEVMGVGENFAEAFAKAQLGASNALPRGGRALLSVRNGDKARVVELAKTMKAIGFELDATKGTAQALEDAGIEVRRVNKVFEGRPHILDRIKNGEYSYIVNTTEGRQAIEDSKVLRRGALQHKTNYTTTLNAAFANCTANEADDRSSVNSVQELHQRLN, encoded by the coding sequence ATGCCAAAACGTACCGACTTAAACAGCATACTGATCCTGGGCGCAGGCCCAATCGTCATCGGCCAAGCCTGTGAGTTTGACTATTCTGGTGCTCAGGCGTGTAAAGCGCTAAGAGAAGAGGGCTACCGGGTTATTCTGGTTAACTCAAACCCGGCAACCATCATGACTGACCCGGAAATGGCTGATGCGACTTACATCGAGCCCATTCATTGGGAAGTGGTTGAGAAAATCATCGAAAAAGAAAAGCCAGATGCGGTACTACCGACTATGGGTGGTCAGACTGCCCTAAACTGTGCGCTTGACCTGGACAAGCATGGCGTACTGGCTAAACACGGTGTTGAGCTGATCGGTGCTACTGCAGATGCCATCGACAAAGCAGAAAACCGTGAACGCTTCGACGCGGCAATGAAGAACATTGGCCTTGAGTGTCCTCGCGCAGAGATCGCCCACTCAATGGATGAAGCGCACGACGTACTGTCGCGCATCGGCTTCCCGTGTATCATTCGTCCTTCTTTCACTATGGGTGGTACCGGTGGTGGTGTTGCCTATAACATGGAAGAGTTCGATGAAATCTGTACCCGTGGTCTGGATTTGTCTCCAACCAACGAGCTACTGATCGACGAAAGCTTACTGGGCTGGAAAGAATACGAAATGGAAGTGGTGCGTGACAAAAACGACAACTGCATCATTGTGTGTTCTATCGAAAACTTCGACCCTATGGGTGTTCACACGGGCGACTCAATCACAGTAGCACCGGCACAAACCCTGACTGATAAAGAATATCAGCTCATGCGTAACGCCTCGATGGCGGTACTGCGTGAGATTGGCGTAGAAACCGGTGGTTCAAACGTTCAGTTCGGTGTTAACCCGGATGATGGCCGTATGGTTATCATTGAAATGAACCCGCGTGTATCGCGCTCATCTGCTCTGGCTTCTAAAGCAACCGGTTTCCCGATTGCTAAAATTGCGGCTAAGCTGGCAGTGGGTTATACCCTGGACGAGCTACAAAATGACATCACAGGCGGTGCAACCCCTGCGTCATTCGAGCCGTCAATCGATTACGTTGTGACTAAGATCCCACGCTTTAACTTTGAGAAGTTTGCCGGCGCTAACGACCGTCTGACTACCCAAATGAAGTCGGTGGGTGAGGTGATGGCCATTGGTCGTAACCAGCAAGAATCACTACAAAAAGCACTTCGTGGTCTGGAAGTAGGCGCAACGGGCCTGAACCCAATTGTGGCACTGGATGACCCGAAAGCCAAAGAAACCATCATTCGTGAACTGCGTGAGCCAGGCGCTGAGCGTATCTGGTATATCGCCGATGCAATGCGTCACGGTATGAGCGTAGAAGAAGTGTTTGAGCTGACCAAAGTTGACCGCTGGTACCTGGTTCAGATTGAAGACATTCTGAAAGACGAAGCCACCATCGCTGAAGTGGGTATGGCTGGTCTGAACAAAGACTTCCTGCGCCGCCTGAAGCGTAAAGGCTTCTCAGATCCACGTATCGCTGAGATTGCCGGTGTATCTGAAAAAGAAATTCGTAAGAAGCGTCACCAGCTGGATATCCTGCCGGTTTATAAGCGCGTAGATACTTGTGCTGCAGAATTCAGCTCAGACACCGCATACATGTACTCATCTTACGATGAAGAGTGTGAAGCTGCACCGTCTGACAAAGACAAAATCATGGTGATCGGTGGTGGTCCTAACCGTATCGGTCAGGGCATCGAATTCGATTACTGTTGTGTACACGCCGCGCTGGCAATGCGTGAAGACGGCTACGAGACCATCATGGTTAACTGTAACCCGGAAACGGTTTCAACCGACTACGATACCTCAGACCGCCTGTTCTTCGAGCCAATCACATTGGAAGATGTGCTTGAAATCGTGCGCGTTGAAAAGCCAAAAGGGGTAATTGTTCAGTACGGTGGTCAGACGCCACTGAAACTGGCCCGTGACCTTGAAGCGAATGGTGTGCCAGTAATTGGTACTTCACCAGACGCGATTGACCGTGCCGAAGACCGTGAGCGCTTCCAGCAGCTGGTTGAGCGTCTTGACCTGCTTCAGCCTGAAAACGCAACGGTTACGTCACTGGAAGAAGCGGTAGCTAAATCTCAGGAAATTGGCTTCCCGCTGGTTGTGCGTCCTTCTTATGTACTGGGTGGCCGTGCGATGGAAATCGTGTATGACGAAGATGACCTGCGTCGTTACATGACCGAAGCGGTTTCTGTGTCTAACGAAGCCCCAGTATTGCTGGACCGCTTCCTGGATGACGCCATCGAAGTAGACGTTGACGCGATTTGTGACGGTGAAAACGTCATCATTGGTGGCATCATGGAGCACATTGAGCAAGCCGGTGTTCACTCAGGTGACTCTGCCTGTTCACTGCCTGCACACTCACTGTCGCAGGACATTCAGGACGTAATGCGTAAGCAAGTGCGCGACATGGCACTTGAGCTGGGCGTAGTTGGTCTGATGAATACCCAGTTCGCGGTAAAAGACGGTCAGGTTTACCTGATTGAAGTGAACCCACGTGCTGCGCGTACCGTGCCGTTTGTTTCTAAAGCGACCGGTATTGCACTGGCAAAAGTGGCGGCGCGTTGTATGGTTGGCCAATCATTGGAAAGCCAGGGCGTGACGAAAGAAGTTATCCCGCCTTACTACAGCGTAAAAGAAGTGGTACTGCCATTTGCTAAGTTCCAGGGTGTTGACCCAATGCGTGGCCCAGAGATGCGTTCAACGGGTGAAGTGATGGGTGTTGGTGAAAACTTCGCCGAAGCCTTCGCAAAAGCGCAATTAGGTGCATCAAACGCTTTACCACGTGGTGGTCGCGCGCTACTATCTGTTCGCAATGGTGACAAGGCACGTGTTGTAGAGCTGGCTAAGACCATGAAAGCCATTGGCTTTGAGCTGGATGCCACCAAAGGTACAGCACAAGCTCTGGAAGACGCCGGCATCGAAGTACGTCGCGTAAACAAGGTATTTGAAGGTCGTCCACACATTCTTGACCGCATCAAGAACGGTGAGTACAGCTACATTGTAAATACCACAGAAGGCCGTCAGGCCATCGAAGATTCGAAGGTGTTACGTCGTGGTGCACTTCAGCATAAGACTAACTACACCACTACGCTCAACGCAGCGTTTGCAAACTGTACAGCCAATGAGGCTGACGACAGAAGTTCTGTAAACTCTGTTCAGGAGCTACACCAGCGTTTGAACTAA